A single region of the Vicia villosa cultivar HV-30 ecotype Madison, WI linkage group LG4, Vvil1.0, whole genome shotgun sequence genome encodes:
- the LOC131600276 gene encoding major pollen allergen Ole e 10-like, producing the protein MNTTKLREKKKRIIEKLLAAMSSSIGSILTMVLLVLVFAAGINLKFGNGQDQEQYWCVAKPSASEKELLLNIEYACNNLGDCKLIQPGGSCFNPDTLVFHASVVMNQYFAKNQRTNSSCYFGNTGLIVYDPISSGGRQDCVFA; encoded by the exons ATGAACACCACAAAACTTagagaaaagaagaagagaatcATTGAAAAGTTGTTAGCAGCAATGTCATCATCAATTGGCTCTATTCTCACGATGGTTCTGTTGGTTTTGGTTTTCGCAGCAg GAATAAATCTCAAGTTTGGTAATGGACAAGATCAAGAACAATATTGGTGTGTGGCTAAACCTTCAGCCAGTGAGAAAGAGCTGCTGTTAAACATTGAATACGCTTGCAACAATTTGGGTGATTGCAAATTGATTCAGCCAGGAGGATCCTGCTTTAATCCAGATACACTAGTGTTCCATGCATCTGTGGTTATGAATCAGTATTTTGCAAAGAATCAAAGAACCAATTCCAGCTGCTATTTTGGAAACACTGGTCTCATTGTTTATGATCCAATCTCAA GTGGAGGACGACAGGATTGCGTGTTTGCTTAA